The Nocardioides sp. S5 genome includes a window with the following:
- a CDS encoding inorganic phosphate transporter, with protein sequence MEIGIIIAVVVVALVFDYTNGFHDAANAIATSVSTGALKPRVALAMAAVMNFVGAFLGQKVAQTVSETIDPGTGSHALVIVMCGLLGAITWNLITWYYGLPSSSSHALIGGLVGSAVAAGATANWGVVLEKVVIPMFLSPIVAFSLGFVLMVAIMWMFRNANPGRANRGFKIAQTISAAAMALGHGLQDAQKTMGVIFLALLAGGYVGADDPLPLWVIIAAAAAISAGTYSGGWRIMRTLGRRIIHLDPPRGFAAESVAASVLYSTAYVFEAPISTTHTITSAVMGVGATKRLSAVRWGVAKSILTAWVLTFPAAGFAAAVCYWIAHLFLP encoded by the coding sequence ATGGAGATCGGGATCATCATCGCGGTCGTCGTCGTCGCCCTGGTGTTTGACTACACCAACGGCTTCCACGACGCCGCCAACGCCATCGCGACGTCCGTCTCGACGGGCGCCCTCAAGCCGCGCGTCGCGCTGGCCATGGCCGCCGTCATGAACTTCGTCGGCGCCTTCCTCGGCCAGAAGGTCGCCCAGACCGTCTCGGAGACGATCGACCCCGGCACCGGCAGCCATGCCCTCGTGATCGTGATGTGCGGCCTCCTCGGCGCCATCACCTGGAACCTGATCACCTGGTACTACGGCCTGCCCTCGTCGTCCTCGCACGCCCTCATCGGCGGCCTCGTGGGCTCCGCGGTCGCCGCGGGCGCCACCGCCAACTGGGGCGTCGTGCTGGAGAAGGTCGTCATCCCGATGTTCCTCTCCCCCATCGTCGCCTTCTCCCTCGGCTTCGTGCTGATGGTGGCGATCATGTGGATGTTCCGCAACGCCAACCCCGGCCGCGCCAACCGTGGCTTCAAGATCGCGCAGACGATCTCCGCAGCCGCGATGGCGCTCGGTCACGGCCTCCAGGACGCCCAGAAGACGATGGGCGTGATCTTCCTGGCGCTCCTCGCCGGCGGCTACGTCGGTGCCGACGACCCGCTCCCGCTCTGGGTCATCATCGCCGCGGCCGCAGCCATCTCCGCCGGCACCTACTCCGGCGGCTGGCGCATCATGCGCACGCTGGGCCGTCGCATCATCCACCTCGACCCGCCCCGCGGCTTCGCGGCCGAGTCGGTGGCCGCATCGGTGCTGTACTCGACGGCGTACGTCTTCGAGGCGCCGATCTCGACCACCCACACCATCACCTCCGCGGTCATGGGCGTCGGCGCGACCAAGCGCCTGTCGGCCGTGCGCTGGGGCGTGGCGAAGTCGATCCTCACCGCCTGGGTGCTGACCTTCCCGGCCGCCGGCTTCGCCGCCGCGGTCTGCTACTGGATCGCGCACCTCTTCCTGCCCTGA
- a CDS encoding DUF47 family protein yields the protein MRLKFRPVDSSFYDLFSEAANHLVVGSQLLNEMLSAGSSKAEVAQRMREAEHAADETTHSIIRRVNSTFVTPFDREDIYSLASALDDVMDMMDEAVDLVLLYEVTSLPPETTQQVEVLQRCAELTAAAMPQLESMGKLDEYWIEINRLENTGDKSYRRILANLFSGEHEALEVMKLKDIVESLEGAIDAFEKVANIVEQIAVKES from the coding sequence GTGCGTTTGAAGTTCCGCCCTGTCGACAGCTCGTTCTACGACCTCTTCAGCGAGGCCGCCAACCACCTCGTCGTCGGCTCCCAGCTCCTCAACGAGATGCTGTCCGCCGGCAGCTCCAAGGCAGAGGTCGCCCAGCGCATGCGCGAGGCCGAGCACGCCGCGGACGAGACCACCCACTCGATCATCCGACGGGTGAACAGCACCTTCGTCACGCCTTTCGACCGCGAGGACATCTACTCCCTCGCCTCGGCGCTCGACGACGTCATGGACATGATGGACGAGGCCGTCGACCTGGTCCTCCTCTACGAGGTCACCTCGCTGCCCCCGGAGACCACCCAGCAGGTCGAGGTCCTCCAGCGCTGCGCCGAGCTCACCGCCGCGGCGATGCCGCAGCTCGAGTCGATGGGCAAGCTCGACGAGTACTGGATCGAGATCAACCGGCTCGAGAACACCGGCGACAAGTCCTACCGCCGCATCCTCGCCAACCTCTTCAGCGGTGAGCACGAGGCGCTCGAGGTGATGAAGCTCAAGGACATCGTGGAGTCCCTCGAGGGGGCGATCGACGCCTTCGAGAAGGTCGCCAACATCGTGGAGCAGATCGCCGTCAAGGAGTCGTAG
- the pstB gene encoding phosphate ABC transporter ATP-binding protein PstB, whose translation MSAERRLPDSPVNPVMETRDLNVFYGDFHAVHDVNLAYGRHEITAMIGPSGCGKSTVLRCLNRMNDLVAGAHVEGGVLYHGQDIYEKNVDPIAVRTQIGMVFQKPNPFPKSIYDNIAYGPRVTGMKVDNMDDLVEEALRGAALWEEVKDKLKQSAYGLSGGQQQRLCIARTIATKPDVILMDEPCSALDPIATARVEDLMLELRNEYTIIVVTHNMQQAARVSDRTAFFTARPDETTGNRTGLLVEYDLTSTIFSNPNDKRTEDYISGRFG comes from the coding sequence ATGAGCGCGGAGCGGCGTCTGCCCGACTCCCCGGTCAACCCGGTGATGGAGACGCGCGACCTCAACGTGTTCTACGGCGACTTCCACGCCGTGCACGACGTGAACCTCGCCTACGGCCGCCACGAGATCACCGCGATGATCGGCCCCTCGGGCTGTGGCAAGTCCACGGTGCTGCGCTGCCTGAACCGGATGAACGACCTGGTCGCCGGCGCCCACGTCGAGGGCGGCGTGCTCTACCACGGGCAGGACATCTACGAGAAGAACGTCGACCCGATCGCCGTACGCACCCAGATCGGCATGGTCTTCCAGAAGCCCAACCCGTTCCCGAAGTCGATCTACGACAACATCGCCTACGGCCCGCGGGTCACCGGCATGAAGGTCGACAACATGGACGACCTGGTCGAGGAGGCGCTGCGGGGCGCTGCGCTCTGGGAAGAGGTCAAGGACAAGCTCAAGCAGTCGGCGTACGGCCTCTCCGGTGGGCAACAGCAGCGCCTCTGCATCGCCCGGACGATCGCCACCAAGCCCGACGTGATCCTCATGGACGAGCCGTGCTCGGCGCTCGACCCGATCGCCACCGCGCGCGTCGAGGACCTCATGCTCGAGCTGCGCAACGAGTACACGATCATCGTCGTGACCCACAACATGCAGCAGGCCGCCCGCGTCTCGGACCGCACCGCGTTCTTCACCGCGCGTCCGGACGAGACCACCGGCAACCGCACCGGCCTGCTCGTGGAGTACGACCTCACGTCGACGATCTTCTCCAACCCGAACGACAAGCGCACCGAGGACTACATCTCCGGCCGCTTCGGCTGA